Proteins encoded within one genomic window of Paraburkholderia sp. HP33-1:
- a CDS encoding SDR family oxidoreductase, whose amino-acid sequence MPTTLVTGSASGIGAASAQALKAAGHQIIGVDLHNADIVGDLSTAEGRAQIIDRVLTRCDGKLDGLVLCAGLGPQAPASRIVSVNYFGAVELLDKLLPSLRHGEQSAAVVISSIESAMLPWDQNPIGATLESGDEAKAHEIVMGAAAEGGYLAYAGSKNALTVAVRKRVAAWGQAGVRLNTVAPGVTDTPLLQQALDDPRYGDGIRNLTAPLGRRAVPDEIAPVVAFLMSTAARYVHGAQFVVDGGIDAAFRPTQF is encoded by the coding sequence ATGCCGACCACTCTCGTCACCGGTTCCGCCTCCGGTATCGGTGCCGCCTCCGCCCAGGCACTGAAGGCCGCCGGCCATCAGATCATTGGCGTCGATCTGCACAATGCCGACATCGTTGGCGATCTGTCCACGGCCGAGGGCCGCGCACAGATCATCGATCGAGTACTGACGCGCTGCGATGGCAAGCTCGACGGCCTCGTCCTATGTGCGGGTCTCGGTCCTCAGGCGCCGGCCTCGCGGATCGTCTCGGTCAACTATTTCGGCGCAGTCGAACTGCTGGACAAACTGCTGCCGAGTCTGCGCCACGGCGAACAGTCCGCAGCGGTCGTCATCTCGTCGATAGAGTCAGCGATGCTTCCCTGGGACCAGAATCCCATCGGCGCAACCCTGGAATCCGGAGATGAGGCCAAAGCCCATGAGATCGTCATGGGAGCGGCCGCGGAAGGCGGATACCTTGCCTATGCCGGCTCGAAGAATGCGCTCACCGTGGCGGTACGCAAACGCGTTGCTGCGTGGGGGCAAGCTGGCGTGCGTCTGAATACGGTCGCGCCGGGTGTCACCGACACACCGCTTTTGCAGCAGGCTCTCGACGACCCGCGCTACGGCGACGGTATCCGCAACCTCACGGCACCGCTGGGCCGCCGCGCCGTGCCCGACGAAATCGCCCCGGTGGTGGCTTTCCTGATGAGCACGGCAGCAAGGTATGTGCACGGCGCGCAGTTCGTCGTGGATGGCGGCATCGACGCCGCTTTCCGCCCAACCCAGTTTTGA
- a CDS encoding nuclear transport factor 2 family protein produces MIEATVHEYVRALNASDVDAILALFAADAVVEDPIGSDPRRGMGPIRDLYAGAVMAKVQLALDGPIRVAARQAAFAFTVSVEADGQKTKIQPIDVFHFNEEGKIAHMQAFFGPRNFIPA; encoded by the coding sequence ATGATCGAAGCGACCGTGCACGAGTACGTGCGCGCGCTCAATGCAAGTGATGTCGATGCGATCCTCGCGCTTTTCGCCGCCGACGCGGTGGTGGAGGACCCGATCGGCAGCGACCCACGGCGTGGGATGGGGCCGATTCGCGACCTGTATGCGGGTGCGGTCATGGCCAAGGTCCAACTGGCACTGGACGGGCCGATTCGGGTAGCGGCCAGACAGGCAGCCTTTGCATTCACCGTATCGGTCGAGGCCGACGGCCAGAAGACCAAAATCCAGCCGATTGACGTGTTCCACTTCAACGAAGAAGGGAAGATCGCGCACATGCAGGCATTTTTCGGCCCGCGCAATTTCATCCCCGCGTAA
- a CDS encoding fumarylacetoacetate hydrolase family protein, whose translation MDATQTAQLGDELFEALCGRKTVPPLTSRHPDITIEDAYAISLHMLRRREADGERVIGKKIGVTSKAVQDMLGVYQPDFGFLTNVMQFEDGATVSLAGAKMIQPRAEGEIAFMLKTDLYGPGVTREDVLAATAWVAPCFEIVDSRIQDWKIRIQDTVADNASCGVFVIGGQHVDPHALDLASVSMQMWKNGAPAGSGVGAAVQGHPAEAVAWLANTLGAFGIPFKAGELILSGSLAPLVPVAAGDRFAMRIDGMGECSITFSP comes from the coding sequence ATGGACGCTACCCAAACCGCCCAACTTGGCGACGAACTGTTCGAGGCCTTGTGTGGCCGCAAAACCGTGCCGCCGCTGACGAGCCGCCATCCGGACATCACGATTGAAGATGCGTACGCCATCTCGCTGCACATGTTGCGTCGACGCGAGGCCGATGGCGAACGCGTGATCGGCAAGAAGATCGGCGTGACCTCGAAGGCGGTGCAGGACATGCTAGGCGTGTACCAGCCCGACTTCGGATTTCTGACGAACGTCATGCAGTTCGAGGACGGCGCAACCGTGTCGCTCGCCGGAGCGAAGATGATCCAGCCTCGCGCCGAGGGCGAGATCGCCTTCATGTTGAAGACCGACCTGTACGGCCCGGGCGTTACTCGCGAAGATGTACTGGCCGCCACGGCCTGGGTGGCGCCCTGCTTCGAGATCGTCGACTCGCGCATCCAGGACTGGAAGATCAGGATTCAGGACACGGTGGCCGACAACGCCTCTTGCGGTGTCTTTGTCATTGGCGGGCAGCATGTCGATCCGCATGCGCTCGATCTGGCGTCTGTCTCGATGCAGATGTGGAAAAACGGCGCGCCTGCCGGCAGCGGCGTGGGCGCGGCCGTGCAGGGTCACCCCGCCGAGGCGGTCGCATGGCTGGCCAACACCCTCGGCGCCTTCGGCATTCCGTTCAAAGCCGGCGAACTGATCCTCTCCGGTTCGCTGGCACCACTGGTGCCCGTCGCGGCGGGAGACCGCTTTGCGATGCGAATCGACGGCATGGGTGAGTGCTCCATCACCTTCTCGCCGTAA
- a CDS encoding electron transfer flavoprotein subunit beta/FixA family protein produces the protein MKILVTVKRVLDPNTHVRVKSDGSGIDFASVKMAMNPFDEIGVEEAVRLKEAGLATEVIAVSCGKAACQDVLRTAMAIGADRGILIEAEGELQPLAVAKLLKAVTHREQPGLVILGKQAVDDDSNQTGQMLAALLGWSQATFASRLELAGEHAVVTREIDGGLETVETTLPAVVTTDLRLNEPRYTTLPNIMKAKKKRLDILRPADLGVDIAPRLSTLKITEPAARKAGTKVGDVAELIARLKNEAKVI, from the coding sequence ATGAAGATTCTCGTCACCGTCAAACGCGTGCTGGACCCCAACACTCACGTGCGCGTCAAATCCGATGGCAGCGGCATCGATTTCGCCAGCGTCAAGATGGCGATGAATCCCTTCGACGAGATCGGCGTCGAAGAAGCCGTCCGCCTGAAGGAAGCCGGGCTCGCAACCGAAGTGATTGCCGTCAGTTGCGGAAAGGCAGCTTGCCAGGACGTGCTGCGCACCGCCATGGCAATCGGTGCGGATCGCGGCATCCTGATCGAAGCCGAAGGCGAGTTGCAACCGCTCGCCGTCGCCAAGCTGCTCAAGGCCGTCACCCACAGGGAACAGCCCGGCCTCGTGATCCTGGGCAAGCAGGCCGTCGACGACGACTCCAACCAGACTGGGCAGATGCTCGCCGCCCTGTTGGGCTGGTCTCAGGCGACCTTTGCCTCCAGGCTCGAACTTGCAGGTGAGCACGCCGTGGTCACGCGCGAAATCGACGGTGGTCTCGAGACCGTCGAAACCACGCTGCCCGCCGTCGTCACGACCGACCTGCGCCTGAACGAGCCGCGTTACACGACGCTGCCGAACATCATGAAGGCGAAGAAGAAGCGGCTCGACATACTGAGGCCCGCCGACCTCGGCGTCGATATCGCACCACGCCTGAGCACGCTGAAGATCACCGAACCGGCCGCGCGCAAGGCCGGTACGAAAGTGGGCGACGTCGCCGAATTGATCGCACGACTCAAGAACGAAGCGAAGGTGATCTGA